Genomic segment of Plasmodium brasilianum strain Bolivian I chromosome 8, whole genome shotgun sequence:
ttgtataaaataaaaaatatataccttttttttttttttagagaaTGTTTAACAGTTATGTGGATGAGAACAAACTTTTTAGAATATTTGAAATAAGAAATTATCTTATACTAACAAAATGTAAAGAGCATACGTATTCAAATAATGCATGTTTAATAGGACTGTTTCCATATAATagaattaatgaaaaataagatttatataatattgaaaaagggacagaaggaaaaaaaaatcagtTAAAAGCTctttaaagaagaaaagagtatatatataagttaaaaattataataattaagtGTTTAATGGAAAacacttttatttaaaaaaaaaatggattaaaaaaagattataatatttttcttgaaAGAAACGAGATTATATGCGATATAGCtttaagaaatataacatttataaatacgaATTTGGAGAAtctataatatttcttttttacttgtTAGAAATAGGAATACTCgtgttacatatatatatgtatttggaTGATATATtggaatatattattactttggTAAAATTTGAAGGagaatatacaaaaaaatactcTTTTTTGTTATCATTTTGTGAGATTATTAATATACTAGTTGTGATACTTATGACAGCATTTCCTAGGATCTGAGGAAATAACGAAAAtcatgaaaaattaaagtcAATGTCTGAATATGTGAAATAAGgaggaatatatattattctgtaGTAAAGTTATTAATATAGAGCAATAACTGTATTATCtgtagttatatatttttaataaacacagctatatattctataattttataaatatttatttgtttacattatcatttttatatataagtgtaataaattatgtcCTTTTTATCATgagtatttaaatattttatgtatttcgaatattttattttaaataattacctaagattaattaaatatatttgtcataaaatatatatttgtgtactAAATTggatttttatgaaaaatataagctTCTgttgtaaaattaatataaaatagtgcaatttttataattttatacaactgttattatttacatttgtaaaaaaagatagtgtattgtattatatatcttgTTCTAGTCTaaaattcttatttattattgtttttaagaaaattcagtcttattattttaacaatGAATGTGTtctattttgtatttaatgaaggaatatgaacatgttttatttattgatttatatataaatatatatttacttaaaaataatgttaattttattaaataaaatataattaatgtgATGtgttataaaacatatttaaagaaaaagtgCCTTAAATAaggttaaatttttttaaatgtataaaagtgaaactaaaaatgtataataaaataatatctatatttattatgaattatatataatagtttaatatattaaggaTTCTAAATTTTTGATATTAAATGATGAAGTAAAAccatttgttatttttatattgctCTTAAATGAGATGttaattcaatttttcaaaaattaaatataaataatatagaaattttataaataaaaaaactatatattttttaaatagttaaaaagttaaatccatatattatattttatcatatattaataggAAATATAcctatttattttgaatataatatataatgctAAAATAACCATTCGAggcatataattattttacaataatgAAATTGAAGTACatagtatttatataagtttgaatgatattctatataaatgcaatattttctatatctGTATAGATTCtctaaataaatgtaatccgatatttaaattaatttattattatttagtgTATATTTCATGAATAATTTaacttaataatattacattcaTTTACTATTAATTAGAGAAGACAAAATaagaacatatatttgtaatgtTTAGAACAACCCctcaaatattaatatattttaaagaaatgtCTTATAATTATCCATCAttctgaaatattttattaaatacttACATTAAATACATTAGGCGTTAATGTTCATGAAGAATTtgattacttttttttcttctatttgtATTTGCATTATTTAGTACCTGATAATTGAATTTTTTCGgaacaatatatatgtatatatatatatatatatatactgaaGCATTTGTAATAACAGTaatttagtatatatatatatatacttcacggtttacatatattttttatcgacataaatattgttaatttattttggtTTCAGTAATGCAAAGcttaaaattcatttttcaatAAGTTCTGAGCCATTATTTTCATACATCAGTAATAATTACATAAGATATTCtgaataatttaattcataATGTACAACACAGATATAGAATGAACAAAAACATAAgccttattttattaataatttatgttatttttttttagtaatttcactgttttgtttattttaatgaatatcTTATCGCGTTCTATTATTACCTTTTTGTAATTAAAGTTATCTACTTATTTTAATGTCTTCTGAATATCCGTATTACCTAATTTTAATTGTAGGAATTATTTGAATGATATTATtagtttaattatttttaaaaatttttaatatattattaatttttatatgttttatttcttctttataataatatatattcaaaatattagcttattattacttatgCTGCTatgttttctttataatgctactaattatgtttatttaatatcCTACTGAATACAAAATTTGAGAGAAggttatatacatatattttttaaattaatactattatatGAGTAAgcatttcataaaatatttatagataTCCATTATGAACTTAATACGCTTTGTgtagtattaaaaaaatatatattttatatttagaatatgttcatatttgagaaattattaaaattaaatcttttttgttaactttatgttttatgataatatataatgtatcaCTACAAATTATCCTAGTACAAAAAgttataaatgataaaaaattaacgttATTATACTGATTAAAAtgcttaaaaatatttcttaaatttcTAATGaactattaaaaattacacaATATCTGATAAAATGGGgtgaaatatatgttttttaatatagtatTAGTAGAGTAAATGTTTGCTTACGATAATTTCTTATTAAGGATATTGTATGTTTGTACTATATTAGTGATTCTTTTGGATATTCATTCAGCTGATCCAATAAATTAgaacataattttatgaactcatctatatatttacttcataaaaatttaataataaatgctgtacttaataaatttcaatatataaatatatatactaaagAAGCCTATGGAAGCCTGTAATgtgaatatgaaaaattaacaaaatgaaatatgaaGTAAATAGTTTCCTTTAATTATTTACCCTCATTTTATAagtgtaatttttaaatgaaacaCAATTTAAtagttaaattatatttagcTTTCACtctttaatatttaactatttttctaataaaaacGTATAATTGTTTAAATCACATTTAGGCTATATACTTTATACATTTTCCtcttttatatgtaaatattgatgaacttattttgttataaatttcagtatatataatatataaaagtggaataatatgtttttaatcCTTATTAcatctattaaaaaatggaataattaTTCAACGTATTATGacaaaaaatatggatacattataataattcataaaaattatgtatattttaatattttgttaacttGTAATTTACTTCTCATCAAAAATATcattacttttaaaaaatatatttatatattataaattttttatatttaatcattttatgaatataattgttattttatgttctatctaataatgtattataacattttttatttccattacatcataatatactatataatttaaataaatataagctctatacaagaaaaatgcaggatttttctttatataaatggGATTTTTGAACTAAACAGTCGAGTAccaatgtattatatatgatcagaaaatacataaaatttcgtataaatattaaatttatggaTTTTTTGAACGTATTTCcgtattaatattatatattattctttagaatataaatgatgtaataaatatactatgtatacacaatttttttaaaattagatataaaatgttatagtactcattaaaaattatattacatttttattaacaactCTGGAGCTTAATAACTAAAATGCATATCAAGATCTAGATTAAGGATATTCTTTGAACTTAAATATTAATCAATATCGAGAGCATAATTAATTgaagtataataaatatctagtaataaaaaaaaataaatgaagattataagaataattatatacctaaaaataattatgtgaAAACTATGTTTAGTAACAAATAACTTTTTAAGTTACCATGTGAAAAATACGATAATTCATGTAAACTAAAACATTTAACCTaacataataagaaaaaatgctttaaaaaataatttaaatataatatataacaagcAAGtcattttaaacattttactTATGTTATTTGATGTTCACTGTAGTACCATGAATTAATTTTCTACAATTCTACGAATTACAGTAATTGGTTATTCAATCAACATAATTGTTAACATCTCTgtttaaagaaataatataaagtaataattaaaatatacaaaaaataaaataccgaatattctttaaagaaatttgcaatatttaattttttttaataatatcttaattattaattaagttttttgttcatttaagattaataaaaaatgaatttatatatatatatgctatgAAAGTAtccaacaaaaaaaatatatacaaaattgtactttaaatttttatgttagaACAAATATAATGCGGTATAAACCAATAAAAcgtttatttaaatattaaaataaaatactaaaataaCATGATTTTATGTTCTTACGTGTAatttatagtaaaaataaatatcctttctatatatatttgaattgATATAACTGTTAGTTCTTTTTAATGTGTAATGtatttactaaaaatatgataattttatattataataactatattttataccTACGCAATATTAAAATGATGCATAGCAAAGGCATATAtccaaaaatataagaaaagaaTTCTTTGATAAATTCTTAATTtattgatataatatattatattttagttcatttgtcattaagaataaaaactgtaaagtaaaaattaaataacaaGTGCAAATTTTGagatttaatattataatctttaaacattattttagtatacataaaatattaaataaatattgtaaaaatattttccacatttaatttattattacagaTTATATTAATTCCTTTTCAGATATGTTTTCAagtaatatttacattatgctagataaataataatattcttatcCTTTTGCATTagaatattaacatttttcaattttctttaaaacatttttacataaattaattaatctGATTgttgcatttatatataaatactttatTGTACAAGTGAATTTTCACCAAGATAATTGTAATATgtagtaaaattaaatattgaCTTTCTACTGTTAACATTAAATGAAGCATACTATTTGTAGTCGCATAATATAGGCCTCTTAAAAAATAGTggaattataattaaaataaatatattacaagagatattttttatcatattaaaACCACTTATTTCTTACACTTTGtacttttttgtaatattcctttttcattgatttattttttatttttgcaatCATGGCTAAGTATGGtaatgtatgcatgtattatTGTATATCTTGCAGTGTGATAAAATACACAGTTTTAAAGGActaattgtaaatatatttattgaataattatttttttaatattttaaagtaaCCTTAATtaggaatataaaaatatttaaaattgcaaaagagttacaaaataatacatcTCTAAGcgttataattaaatttttacatttaatatgctatttattttcaaataaatatagattttaatgattaaatgaataatatatatatataatgaatttttacattatttttcttcttttttttactataatatTGTGTGAACGTTACAGCTATTTAAGTtctaattaaatatattaatgcagtaaaaaaaatatagtaataatattatctaaaaaataaattaagtgACATTTttcacaaataaatatataaatagatttaaaatactaataaaaaaataaatgaaaactaatttttaaatgagcTGTCacaaattatacataaatatttatatattcatagttttaattatatcttCTAGCACATAAATCGTGTAGTTgaaaggaatatataaaaatgcaagAAGAgcaaaaagtatatatatattttaatatttcacagaaataataaatcatgaatccttatattaatattattttttgcgtaaaataaaataacttagtttataatttttaagtatttaattatttaaatgattcATATTATCCAAAATATTTTCAGGGATACGCTTTAAAGGAGTTACcttgatataatatatatgttgaaGTGAATAATGAAGTCATTGATTAgcaatatatttgtttttgtaacttaaaaatataggaGATTACAATGGAGGCACTTCTGGACTTTGTAAAAAAGTTGCAAgaacttttaaatatttgtatgaaAAGTGTGGATCAAAAATTTATTGTAACCTTtgtttacaatatatatactggttatatgaaaaaaaacaacatGTATTCAAAAATGACTAAGTTATAATGTTAAATCTGATGTTAATGAATTCCTTAATTTACTATATTCTTTACCTGAACTTAtcctatatattattgtaaatgtaaatttgataataaaaacataagcgaaaagaattataagaatgaagataaatatttgtatctATATTTTGAAGATTATGCGAGTATTAAAAGTAAAGATATTTGTAATAAGTTTATGATTAATAAATACCCAGAATACCAGAATGCTATcactattttatataacaagTAAAAGAATGAGTATTGTTTGTTAGGCATAACATTTTGTcgacatttttttttgaattgtAGTGCTGAGTTTGATTTTAGTAATCTTTTGTCTAAATTGAAATTTAAAACTAATGGAAACTTTTACggaataaaaagtattacaACTAAAACTATTGACAAAGAGTAAGATTTTACATAGTTAGATCTAGAATACTTGGagctattttattttactaggTTCCATCTTAAGATATGGGGCAAAGGTTCATTATGAATCTTAATCAAAGAAGATGGCTATACCCACAGTAGTATGATTGCAGCTGGAATCAGCACATGTCAAGAGGCACATAGGTGTTTTTTTTCAGGAGATGTGACAACAGCGTTGAATACACATTTAGAGGAAGTTTAATCTGAGGCAATTACTAACCTCGTGGATTCTAGTAatctagaaaaaaaaaataaaatgtctcatgaaaataaatgatgAACATAGGTAGAAATTTAACCTTGTGAGAAATCTATGTTGTCCAAATATCAAACCATAAGATGATAGCTCGCGACTTTTCCAAAATACGGAAGATTTGGTTAAAGttaattttactaaaaaaaaaaaagttttcatGGGTTACCTATTAACTAATGGGAAGTTTATTGACTATTGAAGgattaaaaaagttatttttgGGACAAATGAAGAGAATATTAGAGAAGTTATATCATAAAGTTCAAGAAATTCAGGAAAATTACAAGTTTTATAAACCAAGGAAAAAAGGGTTTACAGTGATCAAAATAcaattacaaataaattacTTATAACACATGAagatttttctaatattgtaaaaacaCAATggaatatgttaaaaaataactttGTCCTTGTTTCCAATGTAGTTGGCTTAGTAATTCGAATAATATTggtattttttcttcactTTAATGTAAATAACAAATTGCATCTTATAATATGAATACTCCGTAAGTTACTTTTAATAATGCATTTTTCTTAAGATGGACAATTTGTAAAATAACCATATTATATACGTTTTAtatcattcatttatatacTAGTTTACACTGTTTCAATAGCGTATACTTGAAATTAAggaaagaaaattaaaatatataagttattTCCCAGATTTAAGCACACAAGGACTTTCAGAGAGAGCCCAAAACTCAGCAATTTTAATACGAACAAAAGAAGTTTTAACTTATCACGTCAAATAGAATGCGTTTCATTTCTCTATAATTACGCAGAACTTTATGAGAATTAGATCATAAATACTCAGAAAACAAATTTTGGTTAAATAAACTTTTCTATTCAatagaaatgataaaaaggaaataaaaataagtgtaattaaagaatatactctttcctttttaactttttgtatttatttgaaaatatatatatttatttttttgtaattcttaaataatatatttattttaattttttgtgtaataacttttctattaaaaaatattttttatttttaaataacaataattagaatatagaattatactatatattatatgtaaaaaagtaAACCTTATTTtgatgtataataatattttaagtttttaataaattaagagTTGTGAAAgcatatttgaaaaaaattttatttatttgaattgtACTTAAGACGTAGTGTAAtgatttcatttttttttttttttattaaagtttcatatataagagatatattatatttatatttgatataaAGTTAAGTACgtatttttgaatttattcaaattattttgaataagTAAATTAGCACATTTTAGGACAATATACtcctaaaaatataattctatgGATATCGAAACAACAATTTATGGATTAACGCAAGTTACagaataacataaataatattttacaacaAAGGTTTATATTATCATCCATGATAAAGAGTTTTGGATTTCCTATAAAATTTATGCAGCCTTATTTTACCATAGTTTTTGGATAATATAACATTTCCTTTTGAAAAtggtttttatatatataagaaaaagttTATGTGGAGTCTTATTATATAGTTTTTACATCATTCTATTATTCTGATAACTTGATTGATTCTAAAACTATTTGAACATAAgcagtaaaagaaaaacttgtatataaaacaaatacgAAAATAAATCATGAAAATcgtatttaaatttattataatgataaaaaaatattctttttatggGGTATTCGAAGATCTCTCTACAATTCAGGAAAAACTGGTAATAAGGAGACAATAAACATGAACAACATTCGCACATAAATTTAAGGGATGATATATTACCATCTTACATAAATTCAGCAGATGATGAAAAGAAAAGGGATGAAGTATAAGATGATTTAAGGATATTGTCATGAGgatgtaatatattacaacTCATTACAAAGGAAGAAAATTTAGATTAAAAATTCTGCAATAACTTAGGAAGGAACATAACTTtcctaatataaaaaaaaagaaatcgCAAAATAGCAAATAGTGAACTTAAAATTATGTCTTAACATCCACAACTATatgaaacatataaaatattaagataGATATTAACTCGTTTTTTACTTcggaaaatattaattttatgtaaaattacaatattttttctattatcaTCATAGATTCTTTAATgctagaaatatatatattttttttctattatagtGCAGAAGTATATTTCattctaaaatattaatatatcatgcaactatttgtaatttatatattaataaccttaaacatttataaatgtaatacaaatgtttatatattttttatatagttaatatatattttagttaaataaataatagaaaaattcctatatatattattcttaaaaaaaaatgtaaaatttacattttcatcTATAGAAACAAATACAAGTAAATAGAAGTAATTTTTcatgaaaaggaaatatcTATTTATACGAGAAACAAAAAGCATAattcttattataaaatacaatataaaatatcaatGTTTACTGTATATAATGCAACTGCACGAAGTTCAAAACAtatccatatataaaaaaattatagtttATAATTAATGTACAATTGAAATAAACGTTTAATGTAATAGGCcgttataaaaatatcaaatataaataaggtgaacatataatattttaaaacttttttttttttgagatacatatatcatataaatacatgtttacttatataaaacaaaaaaatattttatagcaTATTGATCCAATAGGTCTATTAGGAACGTAAATAATATTGTAGTATTTGATAAGATACAAGtttataacattataaaCAGAACATGCATGAATCGGTAAGTTTATATGcgattaaatattaattaaaacaaatagtTTCGTATtcacatattattattcggTTTGTTAGAATATCAAtgcaaatatgtaataatatatattaaaaataataaagaattacGAACTGcactgaaaaaataaaaaaatgaatataactTTGTGCAGTCAAAATGATATTTATTAGATTCTACAAAGAAATACTGTAGAACAAAGAAGAATTACTCtaaatgattatatatttaaaatatcattaattaaatctattatataataatatatataatttatttagaaGAAAGAATTGCAAAGAGTATTCTTGGATCTACcgtttaaagaaaaaaatggaatgtTATAGACGcgaatatacataatttaattagCACAAAGATACTTAAggtaaagaaaattaaatatattattaagaatataatttattttaatataataatttattaatacaaaaacataaataataaaggaaaatatatataaacacatatataattaataagaaataaaatattttaaaatattatatatttaccaaACTAATGAATTCGTATTTATGTTAATTATTACCAAgattctattatatattgctctaaatttttataatttattttataatttacatatgcattaacataacatttttaaatgagtaaagatatattttatatcgaAAATTATGTGtgaattattaaatgaaactataaaataatggaGATGAATTAAAGGATATTGAATAAgaatcttttaaaatatagcgaaaaatgtatatgtaatttaaaCTTAAGTACAATAATgctaatttttataaattactttttttttttttgttaatgcaggaataatattttaaatttatgtatttttcttttttttataattttttaattattacttGGAAGAAtgatatgtttttattataataattgtataaatatatattttaaatgattaaAACCATATTTGggaataacatatttttataatgttcATTCTAACGGTTAcaaaaacaatattatatataaagaacaGAAATAAttagttataatatatttctactgttaaaagtatttttaaaaaaatattttatatttatacaatcATGTTTAATAATTGTgcttaatatttaaaatatgtccttatgtacatgtaaaagaatatataaaaaataacatatttcttctgagaataaataaataaaaatcaataaattatatattttagtaaatttaAAGTTATTCATTCTTATTCGTTATGTGcatattatacattatatatattattcttcgTTGTaaagtttattttaaatacatttatatttaacctAATTTTATCTAAGGTTCTTATAGGAACTTTACTTTTggtaatctttttttttgaatttacttagatttcatttaattatatatattttaaaaaaaaaaaaaatatattaaatgaatttgAAAACTCTtcatttagaaaatataatgtaaataaaagtttaataaaaaattaaaaattttaattatcatgggtacaaaatataaaaaatgagtttttatatatagttaaGTTATATACTTTTCTAATGTTATAGAGTattatcttatttattttattttttaaatagataatatatatttcaagttttataattaatataacagCAAGTTATATACagttattttctttttaaattattattactactattatgtTATggtaattaatattattcatcaataatttacattttttcaaaatataatatttatagtattaaaattattaatataaaatcagaatttatataagcattctcaatatttaaaacaaagtattctctataatttatattgtgaataaattgatattttttaaaatattaaggaataatatatatttttttaatttttttttgaaaggtgtaatggaaaaataatttaattattaatatctaTTAAAtcgttaaattatattttatgaatatttaagAATGAATGCGAATTACGTTATTTTAAcgaattatgttttttaagatagtattaaaaaatattttataaatttttaaagttattttttttcgtgtATGTTATACAGTGTATTTTagttacaaatattttaaatatatattcatataaaaataaaagataataatataaatatgaaaaaaaatattaattattttataattagatgaatattatattattgctACTCTTTTCATTACTgagtatatttaaatttttaaaatctaTGTcatggaagaaaaaaataagttaccattttatattaaaatatgtacttTGCTCCTTTTAACTTggatatgtaatttttacaatgaattggtattataatattatttttatgtatatatgcactgtttatattttttttggtatatttttattaatacttattgttagaataaaattgtttatatttttaaatcatggatatatttttttttagcgtATCTATTACAAATACTTGGATAAGAACAATGATGATATAATATTGGTTACAAGAATTTATCGATTATTATCAAAGCATAAACAGGAAAAATGTTCAAATATTGCATGGATGAtggaagaaaaacaaaataatggacgatacgaaaaaaaatttaaatataataatgaaaacgtatcgaaaggaaaaaataaaatgcgaAATGAatgttcattaaataatgcACGAAGCTATGGGCAATCTAGGAGAAGTAAATCTTCTGCACGCAATAGggaaaattcatattttaaaaaaagattgttggacaaaatatattataaaaataaggtTAGGGATGCTGCGATTACTGATTTTGAGTTTTTACATAGcgatacaaaaaaaaaattaattatgat
This window contains:
- a CDS encoding PIR protein — translated: MEALLDFVKKLQELLNICMKSVDQKFIVTFVYNIYTDYASIKSKDICNKFMINKYPEYQNAITILYNNAEFDFSNLLSKLKFKTNGNFYGIKSITTKTIDKERCDNSVEYTFRGSLI
- a CDS encoding hypothetical protein (Plasmodium exported protein) produces the protein MEEKNKLPFYIKICTLLLLTWICNFYNELRIYYKYLDKNNDDIILVTRIYRLLSKHKQEKCSNIAWMMEEKQNNGRYEKKFKYNNENVSKGKNKMRNECSLNNARSYGQSRRSKSSARNRENSYFKKRLLDKIYYKNKVRDAAITDFEFLHSDTKKKLIMIWALFSFIVLFGISLFSIKYLISGKTLKSAISVSYDMQPSSICLLASGIIAVGAMIYLGRKMIRNVKFTYIKDNIYNSAYPSSRKLIFL